One window of Atribacter laminatus genomic DNA carries:
- a CDS encoding glutaminyl-peptide cyclotransferase: MKKHLLLVLEPISILFLVFFLLIFSVSAHSLVQNQEWLLNHLSKNQSLTKYTYQVIATYPHDPQAFTQGLIFHEGFLYESTGLYGESSLRKIDLRSGKVLLEKKIDEIHFAEGLTLFNNLLIQLTWKSHLGFLYDVDTFEHIGSFDFPYEGWGITHDDDNNNLVISDGSDTLRFLDPKNFLITKEVQVHLNGLMINQLNELEFINGTVYANVWHTDLILIVEPDDGEVIGWINLTGLEEQSDLSKNVLNGIAFDQANNRFFVTGKLWPHLYEILLIEER, encoded by the coding sequence ATGAAGAAACATCTTCTCTTGGTTTTAGAACCTATATCAATACTTTTCTTGGTATTTTTCCTGCTGATCTTCTCTGTTTCAGCACATAGCTTGGTTCAAAACCAAGAATGGCTTCTCAATCACCTTTCCAAAAATCAAAGCTTAACAAAATACACCTACCAGGTTATAGCTACCTATCCCCATGACCCCCAGGCATTTACCCAAGGCTTGATATTTCATGAAGGCTTTTTATACGAAAGTACCGGATTATACGGCGAATCAAGCTTAAGAAAAATTGACCTGAGGTCTGGAAAGGTTTTATTGGAAAAAAAGATCGATGAAATTCATTTTGCTGAAGGTCTTACCCTTTTTAATAACCTTCTAATTCAACTCACCTGGAAATCTCATCTTGGCTTTTTATACGATGTTGACACCTTTGAGCATATCGGTTCTTTTGATTTCCCTTACGAGGGTTGGGGAATTACCCATGATGATGATAATAATAATTTAGTTATCAGTGATGGATCAGATACCCTTCGTTTTTTAGACCCAAAAAACTTTTTGATAACCAAGGAAGTTCAAGTCCATTTAAATGGTCTAATGATTAATCAACTGAACGAATTAGAATTTATCAATGGAACAGTTTATGCCAATGTTTGGCACACTGACCTTATTCTCATCGTTGAACCAGATGATGGCGAAGTCATAGGATGGATCAATTTAACCGGGTTAGAAGAACAAAGTGATCTATCGAAAAATGTACTCAATGGAATAGCTTTTGACCAAGCCAACAATCGTTTCTTCGTTACCGGAAAACTTTGGCCCCATCTCTATGAAATACTGTTAATCGAAGAAAGGTAG
- the recD2 gene encoding SF1B family DNA helicase RecD2, which yields MEIQGQVERITFHNEENGYTIARMKVPGNRELITIVGNLLSITPGEILKLQGEWKNHPKYGEQFLIQSYESVVPASVKGVEKYLGSGLIKGIGPVMAKRLVNKFGTETLDIIEKDIQKLHEVEGIGTKRIAMIKKAWDDQKDIRNVMIFLQEHGVSPSYAVKIYKQYGQNSIKTVQENPYRLATDIFGIGFITADRIAQKLGLPKDAPARIEAGILYTLNKFAENGHVYVPTSALLSKGHEILDVEENEAKKALLSLSCQDSVFIEEISDQEEGVYLTPFHVAETGIVDRLKALIEFPKTIPLFGLGKTHQIVSKELGINLDESQQQALHAALAEKVLVITGGPGTGKTTLIKAIICLYKKLGYQILLAAPTGRAAKRMTEATGFEAKTLHRLLEYSPKDNQFKKNHENPLNADVLIIDETSMIDTILMYHFLKAIPPNATLILVGDVDQLPSVGAGNLLRDLIESEVIPTVRLTKIFRQAQDSLIILNAHRINHGQFPFLDFSPGKPQDFYFFPCDEPEKALQTILNLCCQKIPKTFGFHPLEHIQVLSPMHRGLIGAANLNIELQKSLNPSSKAEINRGGNSFRIGDKVMQIRNNYDKDIYNGDIGKITKIDREIQEATINFDGKEVNYEFSELDEIVLSYAISIHKSQGSEYPAIVIPLLTQHYMMLQRNLLYTAITRGKKLVVLVGSKKAIAIAVRNNQPLKRYTRLKTRLQDSFNLNK from the coding sequence ATGGAAATTCAAGGACAAGTTGAAAGAATAACATTCCATAATGAAGAAAACGGCTATACCATAGCCCGGATGAAAGTTCCTGGAAACCGGGAACTCATTACTATTGTTGGTAATTTATTATCCATAACCCCTGGAGAGATTTTAAAACTTCAAGGAGAATGGAAAAATCATCCGAAATATGGTGAACAATTCCTCATTCAATCTTATGAATCAGTTGTCCCGGCATCAGTAAAAGGTGTAGAAAAATATTTAGGTTCCGGTCTCATTAAGGGCATTGGTCCCGTCATGGCGAAAAGGCTGGTTAATAAGTTTGGAACCGAAACATTGGATATCATTGAAAAGGATATTCAAAAATTGCATGAAGTTGAAGGGATTGGAACCAAACGAATAGCAATGATCAAAAAAGCTTGGGACGATCAAAAGGATATCCGAAATGTGATGATTTTTCTTCAAGAACATGGAGTAAGTCCTTCTTATGCAGTAAAAATATATAAACAATATGGACAGAACTCGATTAAAACCGTTCAAGAGAATCCCTATCGATTAGCAACTGATATTTTCGGAATCGGTTTTATCACCGCTGATCGAATTGCACAAAAATTAGGTCTCCCTAAGGACGCTCCGGCACGAATTGAAGCCGGTATACTTTACACCCTAAACAAATTTGCTGAAAATGGTCATGTTTACGTTCCGACCTCGGCTCTTTTATCAAAAGGTCATGAAATCCTTGATGTCGAGGAAAATGAAGCAAAAAAAGCCCTTTTAAGTTTATCTTGCCAAGATTCAGTATTTATTGAAGAAATATCCGATCAAGAAGAAGGAGTCTATCTTACTCCATTCCATGTTGCCGAAACCGGAATCGTAGACAGGTTAAAAGCACTCATTGAGTTTCCCAAAACTATCCCATTGTTTGGGTTGGGGAAAACCCATCAAATTGTATCTAAAGAATTGGGTATTAACTTAGATGAAAGTCAACAGCAGGCCTTACACGCTGCATTAGCTGAAAAGGTACTGGTCATAACCGGGGGACCGGGTACCGGAAAAACCACTCTGATTAAAGCCATAATTTGCCTGTATAAAAAATTAGGTTATCAAATACTTTTAGCTGCACCTACCGGTCGAGCAGCCAAGCGAATGACTGAAGCAACTGGATTTGAAGCGAAAACTCTTCATCGGCTATTGGAATATTCACCCAAAGATAACCAGTTTAAGAAAAATCATGAAAATCCTTTGAATGCTGATGTGCTTATTATTGATGAAACCTCGATGATCGACACAATTTTAATGTATCATTTTCTCAAAGCGATACCTCCAAATGCCACTCTCATTTTAGTTGGAGACGTTGACCAACTTCCTTCAGTAGGAGCGGGGAATTTACTACGAGATTTGATTGAATCTGAAGTGATCCCGACCGTGCGGCTCACAAAAATTTTTCGACAAGCGCAAGATAGTTTAATTATTTTGAATGCTCACCGTATTAATCATGGTCAATTTCCTTTCCTTGACTTCTCGCCTGGTAAACCTCAGGACTTCTATTTCTTCCCCTGCGATGAACCGGAAAAGGCTTTGCAAACTATTCTGAATCTCTGTTGTCAGAAAATCCCAAAGACTTTTGGATTCCATCCCTTAGAGCATATTCAAGTCCTTTCGCCTATGCACCGTGGTTTAATAGGGGCAGCTAACCTCAATATTGAATTACAAAAAAGTCTGAATCCCTCCTCCAAAGCCGAAATCAACCGAGGTGGAAATAGTTTTCGAATAGGGGACAAGGTGATGCAAATCCGAAATAATTACGATAAAGACATATATAATGGGGATATTGGTAAAATAACCAAAATTGATCGTGAAATCCAGGAAGCGACTATTAATTTCGACGGGAAAGAAGTAAATTACGAATTCTCCGAACTTGACGAAATCGTTCTGTCCTATGCAATTTCCATTCATAAATCTCAGGGGAGTGAATATCCGGCCATTGTCATTCCATTACTTACCCAGCATTATATGATGTTACAAAGGAATCTTCTCTATACGGCAATAACCCGTGGTAAAAAATTGGTGGTTTTGGTAGGCAGCAAAAAAGCAATTGCAATTGCTGTTCGTAATAACCAACCGCTTAAAAGGTACACCCGATTAAAAACCCGACTTCAAGACTCTTTTAACTTAAACAAATAA
- a CDS encoding peroxiredoxin, producing MDEDKKFPDFLLKGFVSSSQTEETFSLSSFQGKWVIFYFYPRDATPGCTKEAIAFTEKLEEIRSKGVEVVGVSTQSVESHQKFAKKYNLKHILLSDDGSLSKNLGILGVTGTAARTTFLVDPQGFIVKDWKKVKVAQHVEEVLEAIDEQCNC from the coding sequence ATGGACGAAGACAAAAAATTTCCAGACTTTCTACTTAAAGGTTTTGTTTCAAGTTCTCAAACTGAAGAGACCTTTTCTTTAAGCAGTTTCCAAGGAAAATGGGTAATATTTTACTTTTATCCTCGAGATGCAACCCCAGGATGCACAAAGGAAGCAATTGCTTTTACTGAAAAGTTAGAAGAAATTCGTTCAAAAGGAGTAGAAGTAGTTGGTGTGAGCACTCAATCAGTGGAGAGTCATCAAAAATTTGCAAAAAAATATAATTTGAAGCATATCCTTTTAAGTGATGATGGGAGCTTATCAAAAAACCTTGGTATTCTTGGGGTAACTGGTACAGCAGCGCGGACGACCTTTTTAGTTGATCCTCAAGGATTTATTGTTAAAGATTGGAAAAAAGTAAAAGTTGCCCAACATGTTGAAGAGGTTCTGGAAGCGATCGATGAACAATGCAATTGTTAA
- the sfsA gene encoding DNA/RNA nuclease SfsA produces MNNAIVKSPLIHKPLIDFQNWFYVFIEKRINRFVVQVDFGDGKSRQVATNNPGRLLELMVPGRKAVCISNPHGKTPGKLIAIQDDFGWAFIDTYFQMRAFEMAVQKKYIPWLEGYSLLKRNPRLGESVLDYWFRDSGGETVLLELKSAVYRQGRFATYPDCPSTRGQRHIKELTKYAKNGGKGLILFIASLAEVDAFRPAEDGDPEVGRLLRLAVDTSPLEIRALSLLYNPESGLKMGNHDLPVIIQ; encoded by the coding sequence ATGAACAATGCAATTGTTAAATCACCTTTGATTCATAAGCCTCTTATTGATTTTCAAAATTGGTTTTATGTTTTTATTGAAAAAAGAATAAATAGGTTCGTAGTCCAGGTTGACTTTGGTGACGGAAAATCTCGGCAGGTTGCTACCAATAATCCCGGAAGGTTATTGGAATTGATGGTTCCGGGACGAAAGGCGGTTTGTATTTCCAATCCTCATGGAAAAACCCCGGGGAAGCTTATTGCAATACAAGATGATTTTGGATGGGCTTTTATCGATACCTATTTTCAAATGAGAGCATTTGAAATGGCAGTACAAAAAAAATATATCCCCTGGTTAGAGGGATATTCTCTTCTCAAGAGAAATCCCCGCTTGGGTGAAAGCGTTCTTGATTATTGGTTTCGGGACTCAGGTGGTGAAACTGTGTTGTTGGAATTAAAAAGTGCCGTCTATCGACAAGGTCGATTTGCCACCTATCCTGATTGTCCTTCGACGCGAGGGCAAAGACATATCAAAGAATTAACCAAATATGCTAAGAATGGGGGGAAAGGATTAATACTATTTATTGCATCATTAGCTGAAGTTGATGCTTTTCGCCCTGCTGAAGATGGTGACCCGGAAGTGGGGCGATTGCTCCGTTTAGCGGTTGATACTTCGCCATTAGAAATTCGAGCATTGTCATTACTGTATAACCCTGAAAGCGGATTAAAAATGGGGAATCATGATTTGCCGGTAATCATCCAATAA
- a CDS encoding permease yields the protein MDLSTVIFYIIVLILLGISFFKDRKKTIEALLKAWKSFIVLLPPFLTIIFLLGFMVVFIPEKTIALYIGEKSGFLGFLISSIVGAITLIPGFVAFPMAKMLLENGAGIAQMAVFISTLMMVGIITAPLEASFFGWKATMGRNLMAYFFSFVVGYVVWMVVRI from the coding sequence ATGGATCTATCAACAGTTATTTTTTATATTATTGTATTGATTCTTCTTGGGATTTCTTTTTTTAAAGATAGAAAAAAGACAATTGAAGCTCTCCTCAAAGCCTGGAAAAGCTTCATTGTTTTATTACCACCTTTTTTAACCATAATTTTTCTCTTAGGGTTTATGGTAGTTTTCATCCCCGAAAAAACCATCGCTTTATACATTGGTGAAAAAAGTGGATTTCTTGGATTTCTAATTTCATCAATCGTGGGGGCAATTACTTTAATACCAGGGTTTGTTGCCTTTCCTATGGCAAAAATGCTTCTTGAAAATGGAGCAGGGATTGCCCAGATGGCGGTATTCATTTCAACCTTAATGATGGTAGGCATTATAACTGCACCCTTGGAAGCCAGTTTTTTTGGGTGGAAAGCAACGATGGGAAGAAATCTTATGGCCTATTTTTTCTCCTTTGTTGTTGGATATGTGGTATGGATGGTGGTGAGGATTTGA
- a CDS encoding permease, giving the protein MKKLSWKSFRGLYIIGIISVLVYFWLPQEGLRIYRVVFDNILFMLGIIPPVFILVGLFDVWIPREKVTRHLGDRSGLKGTGISIALGALAAGPLYAAFPIAEVMLRKGTSLRNIFIFIGAWSTMKIPMLLFEIQSLGPRFAISRYAMSFLGVFLIAFFLDKLLVDDEKKNIIEKFQ; this is encoded by the coding sequence TTGAAAAAATTATCTTGGAAAAGCTTTCGAGGACTATATATTATTGGAATTATCAGCGTATTGGTTTATTTTTGGCTTCCTCAAGAGGGATTACGGATTTATCGGGTGGTATTTGACAATATCCTGTTTATGCTTGGTATTATTCCGCCGGTGTTCATTTTAGTGGGTTTATTTGATGTTTGGATCCCTCGCGAAAAAGTGACTCGCCATCTGGGTGATCGTTCCGGGTTGAAAGGAACGGGCATATCGATAGCCTTAGGAGCATTGGCGGCCGGACCACTCTATGCAGCTTTCCCAATTGCAGAAGTTATGCTTCGAAAGGGAACCAGCCTAAGGAACATATTCATATTTATAGGTGCCTGGTCGACGATGAAAATTCCTATGCTCCTCTTTGAAATTCAAAGTTTAGGACCTCGCTTTGCTATAAGCCGTTATGCCATGTCATTTTTAGGAGTATTTTTGATTGCTTTCTTTCTTGATAAACTTTTGGTTGATGACGAGAAAAAAAATATTATTGAAAAATTTCAATAG
- a CDS encoding prolipoprotein diacylglyceryl transferase encodes MKIDPVVFTIGPLEVRWYGIAMAGALLFGIWYLVTRGKSKGLNQDHLVVMSLLVMIFGILGARLMYIAANHPNWFWEEPVRILKTYEGGLAWHGGLIGGVLSAYLYLRYRAKISFNQVADLCVPAIALGYFLIRLANIPNVENIGRMTSFYFGRWPAQLIAAGINLALLLRHFVISKKNLPDGHLFWSFLFYHQVLRAGVEETIREMPLVYQLYVNNSLGIGFLTLVQVTTLPVLLFIGWILWYYIRKENPNK; translated from the coding sequence ATGAAAATAGACCCAGTTGTTTTTACCATTGGCCCATTGGAAGTTCGTTGGTATGGCATAGCGATGGCTGGCGCTTTACTATTTGGGATTTGGTATTTGGTTACCAGGGGAAAATCCAAAGGATTAAACCAGGATCATCTGGTGGTGATGAGCTTATTAGTGATGATATTTGGAATATTAGGAGCTCGTCTCATGTATATAGCGGCCAATCATCCTAACTGGTTTTGGGAAGAACCCGTTCGAATACTAAAAACCTATGAAGGTGGACTGGCTTGGCATGGTGGTTTGATTGGCGGTGTCTTGTCCGCCTATTTATATTTAAGGTATCGGGCAAAAATAAGCTTTAACCAAGTTGCCGATTTATGTGTCCCAGCGATTGCTTTAGGATACTTTTTGATTCGGTTGGCGAACATACCTAACGTAGAAAATATTGGAAGGATGACCAGTTTTTATTTTGGCCGCTGGCCTGCTCAGTTAATCGCTGCCGGCATTAATCTGGCCTTGCTCCTTCGTCACTTTGTAATCAGTAAAAAGAATTTGCCCGATGGGCATCTATTCTGGTCTTTTTTGTTTTATCATCAGGTATTACGTGCCGGAGTAGAAGAAACCATTCGGGAAATGCCCTTGGTTTATCAACTCTATGTTAATAATTCCCTCGGTATTGGCTTTTTAACCTTAGTCCAGGTTACGACGCTTCCCGTTCTCCTTTTTATCGGTTGGATTTTGTGGTATTACATCAGGAAAGAGAACCCAAATAAATAA
- a CDS encoding zinc-dependent alcohol dehydrogenase, with the protein MKSKMKAFICRGPKQFSLEDVELGEPEIGEVKLRVLYAGICGSDLSIVHGRNPFASYPLIPGHEFVGEVVESKDDSFQAGQIAAVMPVVGCGECESCRLGNVNRCRKVKLYGVHMNGGFAEYVLVKAKNLIPFEKPIQPNQAVFSEPLAVGVHANRINGTSQKDSIAIIGGGIIGSVILKVAKVLGAKSITVIDVIAERLERSLLLGAQDVINSSQNDLRELSKNQHYAGSFDSVFDIVGNDETLDIALDLLKPAGKLVLVAVPSGEKRNIDVLKIFSQEKVLTASRTYSREDFIRALELITTHQVYPSDFITREYPFSSIDFALDRAENSKNEELKVIVKM; encoded by the coding sequence ATGAAAAGTAAAATGAAAGCTTTCATCTGTCGGGGACCAAAACAATTTTCTTTAGAAGACGTAGAGTTAGGCGAGCCAGAAATTGGGGAAGTCAAGCTAAGAGTTTTATATGCAGGGATTTGTGGTTCGGATTTATCCATTGTTCATGGTCGAAATCCTTTTGCCAGTTATCCACTCATTCCTGGTCATGAGTTTGTTGGAGAGGTTGTTGAATCAAAAGATGATTCTTTTCAAGCTGGTCAAATCGCTGCTGTCATGCCGGTGGTAGGATGTGGAGAGTGCGAATCCTGTCGATTGGGGAATGTCAATCGTTGTCGAAAAGTTAAATTATATGGTGTTCATATGAATGGAGGATTTGCCGAATACGTCTTGGTCAAAGCCAAAAATTTAATTCCTTTTGAAAAGCCGATCCAACCAAATCAAGCGGTATTTTCTGAGCCATTAGCAGTTGGGGTTCATGCCAATCGAATCAATGGAACAAGCCAAAAAGATTCTATTGCTATTATCGGTGGAGGAATAATCGGATCGGTCATTTTAAAAGTGGCCAAGGTTTTGGGAGCCAAATCAATAACTGTTATTGATGTGATTGCTGAAAGATTAGAACGGTCGCTACTCTTGGGTGCTCAAGATGTAATCAACAGCTCTCAAAATGATTTAAGAGAACTGAGTAAAAATCAGCACTACGCTGGGAGTTTTGATAGTGTTTTTGATATTGTAGGAAATGATGAGACTCTCGATATTGCTTTGGATTTATTAAAACCAGCCGGAAAATTGGTATTGGTGGCGGTTCCTTCAGGAGAGAAGCGAAATATTGATGTATTAAAGATTTTTTCTCAAGAAAAAGTACTCACTGCATCACGTACCTATTCCCGAGAAGATTTTATACGAGCGCTGGAACTGATCACAACCCATCAAGTGTATCCCTCCGACTTTATTACTCGTGAATATCCTTTTAGTTCAATTGATTTTGCTTTAGACCGGGCTGAAAACTCAAAAAATGAAGAGTTAAAAGTCATAGTGAAAATGTGA
- a CDS encoding tagaturonate epimerase family protein codes for MIQIASDLVKKIAEERNEILQIIPLVWEYQPYNAKLIPVMGPEEKYLGVWSEEKTPIFKDPWFESQKFYNNFSFTIYPYSFENYQLLSQEILSLKPETCGVKPSFGTGDRLGLVSAAHLNVLKKYEVFPIIAQQSPRELKKTGRTFQSVLLDAAWGAFASGYQGRFGADADHIKEEFYLQQAIHSGYSFYTLDVSDYIEKEFLSQSERDLNQAYQKMNPDQLVLLKRYLDRSYSLGDGFRLSFNEENILRIVLSLYPVLGFIDQMNSILDERLANYDLEISLDEGEFLTSNQTHFFLSEELHRRGIDFQSLALKFPGSFEKGIDYRGDLSQFQENLRGQVLIAENIGGYRLSLHSGSDKMTIYPTFFQETHGLFHIKTSGTSWLKALEVVSVFNPELFRKIYTLSWESYSENSRDYQVSFKIDEIPAEIEYLPDKKLQNFLKNDSVRQLLHISYGSILKEYRKELYQFLFDYREDHYQRVEKNIENHLKVLTGKSKNSKSFS; via the coding sequence TTGATCCAAATTGCTTCTGATCTGGTAAAAAAGATTGCTGAAGAGAGAAATGAAATTTTACAAATTATTCCTTTGGTTTGGGAATATCAACCTTATAATGCAAAATTGATACCGGTGATGGGTCCTGAAGAGAAGTACTTAGGTGTGTGGAGCGAGGAAAAGACTCCAATATTCAAGGATCCTTGGTTCGAAAGTCAAAAATTCTATAATAATTTCTCCTTTACCATTTATCCTTATAGCTTCGAGAATTATCAACTTTTGTCGCAAGAAATCCTTTCTCTTAAACCGGAAACATGCGGGGTTAAGCCTTCTTTTGGTACCGGAGACCGTTTGGGATTAGTATCCGCAGCTCATTTAAATGTTTTAAAAAAATACGAAGTCTTTCCAATTATTGCTCAGCAGTCTCCAAGGGAATTGAAAAAAACCGGCCGAACCTTTCAATCGGTGTTACTCGATGCTGCCTGGGGAGCTTTTGCCAGTGGATATCAGGGGAGGTTTGGTGCCGATGCCGACCATATCAAAGAAGAATTTTATTTACAACAGGCAATTCATAGTGGATATAGTTTTTATACCCTGGATGTGAGCGACTATATTGAAAAAGAGTTCTTATCCCAATCGGAAAGGGATTTAAATCAAGCCTATCAAAAGATGAATCCCGATCAATTGGTTTTACTAAAAAGATATCTGGATCGAAGTTATTCTTTGGGTGACGGTTTTCGACTCAGTTTCAATGAAGAAAATATACTCCGAATCGTTCTTTCCTTATATCCAGTTCTTGGTTTTATTGATCAAATGAATAGCATTCTTGATGAGCGATTAGCCAATTATGACCTCGAAATATCTTTAGATGAAGGCGAATTTCTTACTTCGAACCAAACACATTTTTTCTTGTCAGAAGAGCTTCATCGAAGAGGCATTGATTTTCAAAGTTTGGCTTTAAAGTTCCCTGGATCTTTTGAAAAAGGCATTGATTATCGAGGAGATCTAAGTCAATTTCAGGAAAATCTCCGGGGACAGGTTTTGATTGCTGAAAATATTGGTGGTTACCGTTTGAGCCTTCATTCAGGAAGCGACAAGATGACGATTTATCCCACCTTTTTTCAAGAAACTCATGGGCTCTTTCATATTAAAACTTCCGGAACATCTTGGCTTAAGGCTTTGGAAGTGGTTTCTGTTTTTAATCCGGAATTATTTCGAAAAATTTACACTTTGAGTTGGGAGAGTTATTCTGAAAATAGCCGAGACTATCAGGTTTCTTTCAAAATTGATGAGATTCCTGCTGAGATAGAATATCTACCGGATAAAAAGCTCCAGAATTTTTTGAAGAATGATTCGGTCCGACAGCTCCTTCATATTTCCTATGGTTCAATTCTAAAAGAATATCGAAAAGAACTTTATCAATTCCTTTTTGATTATCGAGAAGACCATTATCAAAGAGTAGAGAAGAATATAGAAAATCATCTTAAGGTGTTGACGGGTAAAAGCAAAAACTCAAAATCGTTTTCTTAA
- a CDS encoding potassium channel family protein, translated as MELRLIAILLLTIGMIFGGVIGYHIIEGWRFLDSLYMTIITITTVGFQEVYPLSSNGRIFTIALIITGVFIVTLTISYIVTLLAEGQLGQYLKRREIKLELKKVENHYIICGCGVIGEEVLAEFDKIHEKIVLIEEDQSVLDEILRIFPNILFIKGNATREEILREAGIEKAKALLAVAESDEENVYIILTARYINPHLRIVARAIASDAIEIMKRAGANYVLCPQKIGALRMASAALRPQVTSLLDVILKSETLNLTLDEVEVQSNSPMVNKKLKELDLPKKIGLIVVAIKPHGSPIFSFNPSIETEIEAHDVIIALGRVHQFTELHQMASGSIMK; from the coding sequence ATGGAGCTACGACTAATTGCAATACTACTTTTAACCATCGGAATGATTTTCGGCGGTGTTATCGGATACCACATTATTGAAGGATGGAGATTTCTTGATAGCCTCTATATGACCATTATTACCATTACTACTGTTGGCTTTCAAGAAGTGTATCCCTTGTCTTCTAATGGCCGAATCTTCACTATCGCACTTATTATTACCGGTGTATTTATTGTGACTTTAACCATTAGTTATATTGTTACCCTCCTTGCTGAAGGGCAACTTGGTCAATATCTTAAAAGGAGAGAAATAAAATTGGAGTTAAAAAAAGTTGAAAATCATTATATTATTTGTGGCTGCGGCGTTATCGGTGAAGAAGTTTTAGCCGAATTCGACAAAATTCATGAAAAAATTGTACTCATTGAAGAAGACCAAAGTGTCTTAGACGAAATTTTACGGATTTTTCCAAATATTCTTTTTATTAAAGGGAATGCCACTCGAGAAGAAATTCTTCGAGAAGCAGGAATCGAGAAAGCAAAAGCCTTGTTGGCTGTTGCTGAGAGCGACGAAGAAAATGTCTATATCATTCTAACTGCTCGTTACATCAACCCCCATCTCCGTATCGTTGCTCGAGCTATTGCTTCAGATGCCATCGAAATCATGAAACGTGCTGGTGCCAACTATGTTCTCTGCCCTCAAAAAATTGGCGCCTTACGGATGGCTTCTGCTGCTCTCCGCCCCCAAGTAACCTCCCTTTTAGATGTTATTCTAAAAAGTGAGACACTAAATTTAACTCTCGATGAAGTAGAAGTACAATCAAATTCTCCTATGGTGAATAAAAAGCTAAAAGAACTTGACTTGCCTAAGAAAATAGGTCTTATTGTCGTCGCTATAAAACCCCATGGCAGTCCAATTTTTTCTTTTAATCCAAGTATTGAAACCGAAATCGAAGCCCATGATGTTATAATCGCTCTTGGCCGAGTCCATCAATTTACTGAACTTCACCAAATGGCATCAGGTAGCATTATGAAATAG